CCAGGTTGAAGTAGTACGGCGCCGCGCCCGCCTTGAGCGGTTGCAGCACCAGCAAGTGCGGGAACGGCTTGACCGCTTCGGCGGCCGGCGTCGCCTCGGGCGCGAAACCCAGCGTCGACAGCACGCCATTGACGGTCGAGCGCACCTCCCCCACCACACGGCGAATCGCCGCACCGGCCTTGGCGGCATGGGCGGCGAAGCCGTCGATGCGATCACGCACCTGGCGCACCACCGCCACCGCCTGGTCGTACTTGGCCACCACCTTGGCAACCCGGGCCTGGGCGTTGGTGATTGCGCGCATGGTGCGCTGCAGCTTGGCCCCGATGATCGGGCCGACCACCGGCAAGCCTTCCAGCTCACCCACCGCGCCCTGTATATGGACGATCGCGTCGTTCATCGGATCGAGCATGGCGTCGGCACGCCGACGCCCTGCCTCTCCCGCCTTGACCAGGGCGTGCAGCGTGGCTTGCAGCTGCTCCAGATAGGTCATGGA
This window of the Pseudomonas mosselii genome carries:
- a CDS encoding phage tail protein; its protein translation is MTYLEQLQATLHALVKAGEAGRRRADAMLDPMNDAIVHIQGAVGELEGLPVVGPIIGAKLQRTMRAITNAQARVAKVVAKYDQAVAVVRQVRDRIDGFAAHAAKAGAAIRRVVGEVRSTVNGVLSTLGFAPEATPAAEAVKPFPHLLVLQPLKAGAAPYYFNLDTAAFDQLRRQTRFRWAGQERLSRANAQQAVSLGEESINIRGAIFPGFKGGLGQLQTLRSIGRQLLPLSLTTGYGEVLGTWCLTSIEEEQSVLLAGGIPRKQGFSLEFVSYGQDLHNV